In Arthrobacter sp. B3I9, the following are encoded in one genomic region:
- a CDS encoding transcriptional regulator, with product MTNDHAGEAQQNLRDQLQAAESGGGGGERLSRSAALFGRRYALLMGTLVALYLLVVVYVYPQRNAWLNVVATAAFVACMVGTVRWHERRRRASSRGWTKRVFGRLRLDPGALRCRRRAAGHDGQPRLVAVAALRRPDGTSPGHSRTLARCQVNADGASVHPRLDLDEYLSLPVRLSIVAALAKVDEAEFGVVRDIIEVSDPVLSKQVGVLESAGYVNAKKGYAGKRPRTWLSLTDEGRAALGRHLKALHALIRDL from the coding sequence ATGACCAACGATCATGCCGGCGAAGCGCAGCAGAACCTCCGCGATCAACTGCAGGCGGCGGAGTCGGGCGGAGGCGGAGGGGAGCGCCTGTCGCGCTCAGCCGCGCTGTTCGGACGCCGCTACGCACTGCTGATGGGCACCCTCGTGGCGCTGTATCTCCTCGTCGTTGTCTACGTCTATCCGCAGCGCAACGCATGGCTGAACGTCGTCGCCACCGCGGCCTTTGTTGCCTGCATGGTGGGGACCGTCCGGTGGCACGAACGGCGGCGGCGGGCGTCCAGCCGCGGCTGGACAAAGCGCGTATTCGGCCGCCTTCGCCTTGACCCTGGGGCTCTACGGTGTCGGCGTCGCGCTGCTGGGCACGACGGACAACCGCGCCTGGTGGCTGTGGCTGCCCTACGCCGTCCTGACGGCACTTCCCCTGGCCACAGCCGGACTTTGGCGCGGTGCCAAGTGAACGCCGACGGCGCCTCGGTGCACCCGCGGCTCGACCTCGACGAGTATCTGAGCCTGCCGGTCCGCCTGAGCATCGTGGCGGCACTGGCCAAGGTTGACGAGGCTGAGTTCGGAGTCGTGCGGGACATCATCGAGGTAAGCGACCCCGTGCTGAGCAAGCAGGTCGGGGTGCTGGAAAGCGCGGGCTACGTGAACGCCAAGAAGGGTTACGCGGGCAAGCGGCCGCGGACCTGGCTGAGCCTGACCGACGAGGGCCGTGCGGCGCTGGGCCGTCATCTGAAGGCGCTGCACGCCCTTATCCGGGACCTGTAA
- the arfB gene encoding alternative ribosome rescue aminoacyl-tRNA hydrolase ArfB translates to MDLEVSSALTIPAAELDWRFSRSSGPGGQHVNTSDSRVELSWNVAGSAALSDAQRLLLNERLGRRLIAGVVTVTASEQRSQLRNRELALAKLSALVAEGLAPGAARRRATKPTRGSNRRRLAAKQQRAATKLQRKRPTAD, encoded by the coding sequence ATGGATCTGGAGGTTTCGTCCGCGCTCACGATTCCCGCCGCGGAACTCGACTGGCGGTTCTCCCGTTCGTCCGGGCCCGGCGGCCAGCACGTCAACACCTCGGACAGCCGGGTGGAACTCTCGTGGAACGTCGCCGGCTCGGCGGCTCTTTCGGATGCCCAGCGGTTGTTGCTGAACGAGCGCCTGGGACGACGACTCATCGCAGGAGTCGTGACCGTAACCGCCTCCGAGCAACGCTCCCAACTGCGCAACCGCGAGCTGGCCCTGGCCAAACTTTCCGCCCTCGTGGCAGAGGGCCTTGCTCCCGGCGCAGCCCGCCGTCGTGCGACCAAACCCACCCGGGGCTCGAACCGCCGGCGCCTCGCCGCAAAGCAACAAAGGGCAGCGACAAAACTTCAACGAAAGCGGCCGACCGCCGACTGA